In Polynucleobacter sp. MWH-S4W17, a genomic segment contains:
- a CDS encoding LOG family protein, with protein MSPKLPINNSQTITEFLNLHKNQISEEDSEDSYKFAFGDEAFLSRRETIGIRFELELLKPEILLKEHGIEHTITVFGSTRFISHAEALTLKENANTPEKIADANRALLHSKYYESAREFGSLVAHYNATQENNFNKLHICTGGGPGIMEAANRGAFEAGDKTIGFNISLPREQHPNPYVSPGLSFRFHYFALRKMHFMLRARAIVAFPGGFGSCDELFEVLTLIQTKKVVPIPVILVGKEYWNEMINFDHMVEFGVIDQEDMQTIHFSETAQEAWQVIQDWYQLG; from the coding sequence ATGAGTCCAAAACTCCCCATTAATAACTCACAGACGATTACTGAGTTTTTAAATCTACACAAGAATCAAATATCGGAAGAAGATTCCGAGGATTCTTATAAGTTTGCTTTTGGTGACGAGGCTTTTTTGTCGCGCAGGGAAACGATTGGCATTCGTTTTGAATTGGAGTTATTAAAGCCAGAGATCCTACTCAAGGAGCATGGTATCGAACATACGATTACCGTATTTGGGTCGACTCGATTTATCAGTCATGCTGAAGCATTAACTCTGAAGGAAAATGCAAATACACCAGAGAAGATTGCAGATGCCAACAGAGCGCTTCTGCATAGCAAGTATTACGAGTCAGCCCGAGAGTTCGGCTCATTGGTTGCTCATTACAACGCTACTCAAGAGAATAACTTTAATAAACTTCATATTTGCACAGGCGGCGGCCCCGGAATTATGGAGGCTGCTAATCGAGGTGCATTTGAAGCGGGCGATAAAACCATTGGTTTTAATATCAGTCTACCTAGGGAGCAGCACCCCAATCCTTATGTCAGCCCCGGCTTAAGTTTTCGCTTTCATTACTTCGCGTTGCGCAAGATGCACTTCATGTTGCGTGCTAGAGCGATTGTTGCCTTTCCTGGCGGATTTGGGTCCTGTGACGAGTTATTTGAGGTGTTGACACTGATTCAGACCAAAAAAGTCGTCCCCATCCCCGTGATTCTGGTGGGCAAAGAATATTGGAATGAGATGATTAACTTTGATCACATGGTGGAATTTGGTGTGATTGATCAAGAGGATATGCAAACCATTCACTTCTCAGAGACTGCCCAGGAGGCTTGGCAGGTGATTCAGGATTGGTATCAATTGGGTTAA
- a CDS encoding ABC transporter substrate-binding protein: MKTIDQSTLTSFAPNGVLRVGINLGNPILANQDSNSKSLYGVTIDIANEIGKHISLPVQLIPFKTAGATVDAVKTGEIDLVFVAIDPVRGADISYTPAYIQIEGAYMVKASSALKTNDEVDAAGNEIVVGKGSAYDLYLTREIKNAALLRAASSQAVVDDFMSGTGNVAAGVKQQLESDAKRYGGLRMLPGRFMVINQAIGIPKARANYESTNAYLSNVIAELKQSGFVADAMKRHNIQGAKVAD; this comes from the coding sequence ATGAAAACTATTGACCAATCCACCTTAACTTCTTTTGCGCCAAATGGCGTTCTGCGCGTCGGCATTAATTTAGGCAATCCGATTCTGGCCAATCAGGATTCAAACTCCAAAAGCTTATACGGAGTAACCATTGATATTGCCAATGAGATTGGGAAACATATTTCATTACCCGTCCAACTGATCCCATTCAAAACGGCGGGGGCAACAGTCGATGCAGTGAAGACCGGAGAAATTGATTTGGTATTTGTGGCGATCGACCCAGTTCGTGGCGCTGATATTAGCTATACCCCAGCCTATATACAAATTGAAGGCGCCTATATGGTGAAGGCCTCCTCTGCTTTAAAGACGAATGATGAAGTAGATGCTGCCGGCAATGAAATTGTCGTAGGCAAAGGGAGCGCTTATGATCTTTACCTTACGCGTGAGATTAAAAATGCCGCCCTATTAAGAGCCGCTAGCTCACAAGCCGTAGTGGATGACTTTATGTCTGGAACAGGCAATGTTGCAGCAGGTGTCAAACAGCAGCTAGAGAGTGATGCCAAGCGCTATGGGGGCTTACGGATGCTGCCCGGTCGTTTCATGGTGATCAATCAAGCGATTGGCATTCCGAAGGCTAGAGCCAATTATGAAAGTACAAACGCCTATTTAAGCAATGTCATCGCGGAACTCAAGCAGTCTGGGTTTGTGGCGGACGCTATGAAACGTCACAATATCCAAGGCGCAAAAGTGGCCGACTAA